Part of the Panicum virgatum strain AP13 chromosome 4N, P.virgatum_v5, whole genome shotgun sequence genome is shown below.
CTAGGTTCCCCTCAAGGCACTGTTCAGCATTATAAGAGCCTTTTAAGTGCATTAGGGGCACTCACTTTAATTTCCCTAGAACATTCACTAAAGAAATGAGTGGTTTTATGACTAAAATACGCATATTTTCTTATAAAGTAGAAAATAATACCAATCTTGATATCCAAGGggataactttttttttttagattgaGCCCCCCCCTGCATTATCCTCCGAGCGTTGCCACTCAAATTTCTTTTGAGTTTTCTATACAAGCCACTTGACCTCTTGCATGGCCTATTTGGGAGGCTAAACAAAGGCGTCAAAGCATAGTAAAGGGCGAAAGCTGGATTCTTTCCTCACCCCCTGGATGCTATGGCCCTGTACTAGTTGCCCTTTTCTACCACTGGAGATCTTTGAAGTTCTCTATGAGCAATGCATTCCAAGGATGGATTACATCCCAAAGCCCCCCAAAATAGTGTTTTCTCCTTCGAGTATATATACATCTTTGCGCATACTTGAAAGGACACTTTTGCCTCTTAAATACACATTCAGACAAGCACCTGGAAGTACAGCTGAACCACTAAAAAGATTGCATGCCAGATGCGCGCCATTTGTCTAATGGCGTCCAAAAGACAAGGGTCACTCATAGATTATGCATCGACAAGACACGGTCTTCGCTGGTCACTCAGTGGCACCACTGGAACTATTTGGTGAAACAGCTGGGCATGTGGATTTCCTGGTTTTTCTCTGCTACCAAACTGCCTCCCAAGAACCAGCCAGCCTATAAATAGCGCCCTGGCTGGTGAAACTCATGAACACAGAGCTGGAGATACACAGCAAGCTCAGCCATGCCTCGGATATCGCCtctgctcttgctcttgccattcttcttcgcGGTGTCGACCGCGAAGCCGGAGAAGATCATCTCAAGGAGCCAGTTCCCCAGGGGCTTCCTCTTCGGCACAGCATCGTCGGCCTACCAGGTAAGTAGTTCTCGAAGCATCTAGAGACTCCTGGAAGAAGTGGTGTGTGGTTTTGCTCTCATACGAGCTTGGATGCTTGTTGTAGTATGAAGGAGCTGTGAGGGAGGGCGGCAGAGGGCCAAGCATCTGGGACACCTACACTCACACTCATCCAGGTCACTTGCTCCATTCAAAAGCTCCCTGCTCATGCGTTCTGCCTGCCCCTTGTCTAACACCTTCAAGCAAATGCATTCGCCGATGTATCATTAGGCCTATGCATAGCATGTTGAACAGGGTATCGCTTTAGGGAGCAAATGGTCATACCAGCTGCCTGGTCTGAGACATGATTAAGCTACATCTAAATTTTAACTGCTTCCTGTTCAAGtgcaataaaaaaaaaagaaatggtatCAAACTAGAATCTGTGCATTGGAGGAAGAGCATGCAAATGGTATGCCTGATAAAGTAACACTGTACCACCCTCCACAAACAGTTTGCTTTCCTATCGCATCTTCCAAGCTCTCACTCAAACTTACGATCAACAGGCTGAACCACGAGACCATAAAAAACTGGGGCTCATCACCTAAAACCGAAAACAGAATcttaaatgaaaaaaataatatacctTGTCGCTCAACTTCCGAACAAACAAGCACAGACAATCTGTTGAAAATCAACTGGAGATAGCATAAAGTAACACAGCTTGATGGCACGATCAGCCTGTTCCATAAATAATACCTAGTTTAACTGCTTACCTGCCATACTGTATAAAATATGGTAAATCAAGCTATGGAAACCTGATATACATACAAGCCTGCTGTAaacaattttttgtttttttttgtcgtAACCATGAAATGTATATAACATCATGCAAAAAGAAAGGGCATATGATTAAGCCTAGGAAATCACTTCATCAAATTGGTCGGTTGATCTGTTCAAAACTAGAATTAGCTCATTCAAGGCACGTTTTGACTGTGCTTACCAAACAACTCACGTTGATAGATCAGAGCCTGTGAGGACCACCAATCTACCGGTCTGGCGACAAAAGCACATGGAAACAAAAGGTGCAAACAAAAAGATGAGAATCTCAAAAGATGCAGTAGCTAGTTGCATGAacactttcaaatttcaattgCTCTATCTCGAACAACAAACAACACAAAGGAAAACGACAGGTCTATTTTAAGGTCAAAAGTTCACCCAAACCGTGGATGTCTCATCAACACAAAGGAAAAGGACAGGTCTATTTTAAGGTCAAATGTTAACCCAATCCGTGGATGCCTCATGTATGCCAGAAATCAAAAGGCCCAAACAGTTCACTGCAGCACATGAGGCAGTGAAATAAGACACGTTTCCAAAAACAATGCTCCGTCTAACTATCGAAGAAAAATCCAAAACGGAGAACAGAACAGCTTGTTTACATCTGATCTACAGCCCAGTGAATGAATGGTACATTGTTCTAAGCCCCAAAAGTTTGTCAACAGAGAAGATAGCAAATGGAAGCAACGGAGACATAGCAATCGATTCCTACCATCGTTATCAGGTATTAAGGAATAATGGCCATCCTATCTGCCCATCAGTTTTCATCTTCCCAGCATTTATCACATGCCATTCACTGAATGCAGGAGGATGTCAAAATCATGAAGGATATAGGCTTTAATGCCTatagattttctatttcttgGACAAGAATTCTGCCTAGTAAGTGCTGAATCCAGCCTACTCCCATGCACATAAGGTTCATATTCTCAGAAAATTGTAAAAGAATCCTGCTCGGCTGCTCTTGAGATTAAATAAAACCCAGATGTGCTGCAGGCACATAAAACCAATGACTTTGAACATATCCCAGCCACCCACTTTTAATTGTTGTTATTGTAAAAAATTGAAAACTTTTACTTTGACATGCAGCAAACACTAATGCAGTTCTAACAGAGCAGATGTAGATCAAAGAAAAACATAGACTGATCCCATCCTCTAGTTGATGAAATGATGGACGATGGCTTGGATGCAGATGGAAAACTGAGTGGAGGGATCAACATGGAAGGAATAAAATACTATGACAACCTCATTAACAAGCTAATTTCAGAAGGTAAATACTCGGAATGTAACTAGTTAAAGACTTTATCTCTTTTCATCTTAATGTCTAAACAACATGCAGGAGTTGAACCATTCGTGACCCTTTTTCATTGGGATTCCCCACAAGCATTAGAACAGCAGTATGGTGGCTTCTTGAGCCACCACATTGTGTAAGTAAACTCGACAAATCAAGTCCTGTAAATTGTCCTCAACGGAGCCCAAACTGAGAATGCTATGATCAATAATAAGAATGCTATTGAAATCAAAGGAAAACTATGAATCACGTCTTAATATGTTGAGTTATCATTACCAGGGAAGACTTCCGTGACTACGCCAACATATGCTTTAAGGAGTTTGGAGACAGGGTCAAGAATTGGATAACATTCAATGAGCCTTGGAGTTTCAGTGTTGGTGGCTATGCCAGTGGTATATTAGCACCAGGCAGATGCTCCTCTTGGAAAAATTCGGGATGTAGCATTGGAGACTCTGGAAAGGAACCTTACATTGTAGCTCATAACCAACTTCTCGCTCACGCAGCAGCGGTTCAAGTGTACAGAGACAAATACCAGGTATAGATTCGGTTTCCTAATTGTGATTACTTcataaaaaataaatcaaatatCTTACAAACTGCATTCTGGCATGACATAAGGATGTGTTTGTATTGTGACAAATCATATAATTCTGATTGAAGATTTTACACACATAAATGGTCTTCAAGGGTAGAACATATGACAACAGATATTATAGAGAGCCATAAAGCCACAATCTGCTGCTACAAACAAGAGAAGGTAGTGCCGGTCATCTCCTAGAATCTAGAGTTCTACTTGATGATAGAGAACAAAGTTAGCACATCAAAGGTGTCTAAGACAACTAGACAAGAGACAAGAATTTCTGAGTTCAGCCAACTTGTTTAGATAGCTAACCACTGAAAACACTAGTGCTCAATTAATCATCTTCATATACTTAGCGAGCTTCATAGTTTACGCTTACAATGAGAATCAATAATCATACAGGGAAAACAAAAGGGAAAAATAGGAATTACTCTAGTCAGTAATTGGAtgattccatactcaaattccAAGAAAGACAAGGATGCTGCCAAGCGTGAACTGGAATTTATGTATGGCTGGTgagtttttcttcaaattctttACTAGATAGACTTCAGCTTTCATCCTTCAAGTTTCCATAAAAACAAATCTGAAAAAGATTCTTGTAAAAACTTATTTACATAATTCAGTGATAATTTGAACAGGTTCATGGATCCTTTAACCAATGGAGATTACCCACTCAGTATGAAAACACTAGCTGGTAATAGATTACCAAGATTCACGAAAGAACAGTCAAATGCAATAAATGGATCGTTCGACTTCATCGGTCTCAACTACTATACATCAAGATACATTCAGAATGCCAACTACAGTAACAGTGTAAACAAAAGCTATGATACTGATTCACTGACCAATCAAACAGGTAATCAAGTAGCCATATTATTTCTGTTCCACACTGTAACTTGGGTGAACTAAGAGTTTTCTCTACCTGTACTTTTAACAACAGTTGAAAGACATGGGACAGCTATTGGTCCAAAGGTATACCTTTCTCAACAAGAAAAATTATCCTGCCTCATTCATAATTGTGCAAGTGTAACTGGGTTGATGATAAAGGACTCATTTAAGATTATGTTCCACAGAGATGATAAAGAGTCGCTTTATAGATAACCAATTCATTACGCATAGAAAACTAGAAAGTGATGCATAGGAATGTAAACAACAAAATATTTGTATCCAGGCTGGATCTCCTTGGCTCTACATCTATCCAAAAGGTATAGAAGAGCTCCTGCTATACACCAAGAAGACGTATAACAATCCTACAATCTACATCACAGAAAATGGTACAACAGCCTAACCACATTTTATAACAGCTTATCCAGGAAAACAGAGCAGTAACTGATAAACTTACTCATGGTGCAGGAGTTGATGAAATTAACAATGAAAACCTACCACTTCAAGAAGCCTTAGTTGACAATACCAGAATAGAATTCTACAGGCAACACCTATTCCACATTCAAAGAGCCGTAAGGTAAGTTTGATGCTTGATACTAGCAGATGCATAGATGAGTTGTTGATTACTGAATTAAAGTTATGATATAATTTCAGTATATGTACCAACATTAAAAGTACTTTTATGACATGGCAGGGAAGGAGCTGATGTACGAGGATATTTTGCATGGTCGCTATTTGACAATTTCGAGTGGATGGATGGTTATACTGTGAGATTTGGTATTAATTATATCGACTACAAGGATGGTTTGAAAAGATATCCAAAGCATTCCAGCAAATGGTTCCAGGATTTCCTtcataaataaaattttgtaccATGCATGTCAAAAGTGTTTCTATGGAGCAACATCATCAGTGTAACATCCAGATTTTGTCGTCTATCCAGCTTCCAGTTGTATAAGTGATTCTCAATAAGTCAGATGAGATAGGTGATTGGATTGCGGTTCTCCTGAGCATGCTAGTATTTCTACAATTCTACAGTAACACTAAAACAATGCAACTTTCGAGAAACAGATAGCATAGGAACTTTAGTAATCTTAAATTTGACAGTTCtgaaaggctatgttgttgttgttgttgtaaattTGACAGTTCTGCTTTCCAACTGGCCCTGTATCAGAAAAAAAAGTGCACACTGACCAAGGTGCGGTGAACTTTTATGAAACATTGATGGAAACATTGTTCGTTGAGAAATGAAACCTTTGGTAATGATACATTACTTTCTTCGTCGCTCAACTGTATATCCATATGGTGAATCTGATAGTCAAactcatacatatgcattttcAGAAAACATCGAGCAACAAAGCAACATGAGCAGGAAATCTAAATTTCAAAAGTATATACCATGAGATAACAAACTTACGATCTCAATCTTATTTGATCCAAGAACAAAAAATACAGTCATCCAGCTAATTGACTAACACTTGAGCTCAGTAAAGTATTGATCTCTCCAATTATATGGACTGGCCTGCCATCAAAAACAGATGATAGTGTTGCCTCACACAGCTTCTTTAGTTCTCTTGTTTTTGTAATTGCAGCCTCCTGTAAAATATATAAAATGGCAATAACTAGCAGGCTCAACCTTTAGCAAATTAACATACTTTTGCTGGCTACGTAAAGCACAAGGAGACCTATTAGTGTTTCCGTTCATTTTCTATAGCACATAATGGAGTAATGGATAAATAATTTTGATTTGCACAACCGATCATGAGCAAATATGAAATATAAGAAGTCATATTTTTACAACAGAAGGACGTTGTTTTCTTATTCCAATTCAGGTCACAGCTTTTACATGGATCAATATGAAGTGCTATTTAATGATGTTTTTAGTACGCTCAGAATAAAAGCATTGTGCAGAATGTGAAACTGGTTTCTGGACACAGTACTTGGTCAGCAATTACTTGGGGCACGTCAGAAAGATATTAGGCCACATGGAACAGCGAACAATGTGAAAATTCAAGTGATCTTTCCATCATGGCATCATCCAGAAGCAAATGAACTGTCTTGTGGTGTGTTTGGCAGCATAGAGTTCCTAGCAAATAGCTAGGATATTTGCCTCGTCCATCAGATAAACAACATTTTACGGTGTGTCTCAGCAAGTGCCAACAAGCATTGTGCTCTAGTTAATTAATCCAAGGAAAGAATCACTTACTTGCTTCGGCCATGATGACGACAGCGCATTCTGCAGCTCCATGCGCTTAACAGATAAATCACCTAAACCTTCCCGTAGTTTTACCTCATGATGCTTCTTCTCTTCTAAAGTAGAAACTAATCTGTCTAGAAACCTTGTAGAGAGGAAAGAAAGAATATTCGTTTAAAGAAAATGTAGAAACTAGAAACATAATGCACTTATTGTGGAAAAACTGCTGTAACATGCAAGTCTTTAAGACCCTGAGAAATTAACACTTTAGTAGACTAAAAGTAATGAAAGACAAAAGCGAGCGTGAAGCTTCATAATCTTTTACCTTTTAGAGTTAAGGATCATTATAAGGTCAAGAGTCTTCTGGTTAGTGAGCAATGAGATTGCTGAAGAAACCTCTACAAGCATATTCTCCAAACTATCAGGAGCATACTGCTGGAGAACAAAAGGTGAGACAGCTTGCACTTGATGCTGTAGAGATGATGTATCACCATTCCTCATCTCCCCTAAGCGTTGAGTCAAAAATGATTTTACCTGTTTCAGTTATTATAAATAAATGAGCTACAGCACCATGGTAAAGAGGATGCATTGGGGAAACAATCTCATAGAACAACAATATTTGTCAAATACtgaatttctaaaaaaaactcgaccgggcgggggaaagaccgcccccgcggcattatattaagaagaggCCAAGTTGACCCCGGCtgagaaaccccccgaaccccgGCTCTTGATCTTGGGACTGGTGCCACGTTCCTAGGACCGTTACCCAACGGGCCGGGACCAAGCTGACCACTCAGCCCACTGGGTCTGGCGCCACGTTCTTGGGACCGTTACCCACCGGGCCGGGTCCAGGCTGACTACACAGCCCAAGCCATCAAGAGCACAGCGAGGGGGTTTTTTTTCCACAGGCGGGGGAAATCCGCCCCGgtggggggttcgaaccccccacCTGCGGGTGCCGCCGGTTGTGCCCAGACCGACTGAGCTAACAACCTTAGGCCTGAATTTCTAAAAGACAACATCTGTATTCGTTGTAGCCAAGAAAAAACATCAAAACAAGAAGGCTTCAAAATGATGAAAACACACCTCAAGTAAATCATCTAGAATATCATTCCTGTATTCCTTCTCCAGCAAACGACTTCTATCTTCAGATAACATTGGAGCATTCTGAATATTAGTATTATAATGCACACTTTCCTCAGAACCATCAGCGGTGATGTCCCAGCAAATCCCAGACTCAGATGGAGCAAGACCCTCTTTGTTCAAAGATGGGTTGTCCGAGACACTAACATTATAATTTTCAGAACCCGCTAGCACTATGTTAGcatcaatgatttcatatgatcCAAAACCGTCACCAGATTCTTCAGCTGGCTGTTCAACAGCACCAATATCCCAATCAATTTCATTGGCATCCACAGAAATGTCCCAATCAATATCCTCTGCAGGAACGTTGGAGTCAATTTGTTCCACAGACCCATGAGATTTCAATGCCTCCCCAGTAGAACTTTCGACCTCATTATATACCGAGACATTGAGAGAAGGAGGACTTTCCTGCAACTTTTTCAGATTGTGCAGCACAGAATCACAATTTCCCTGAGGTTCAAAAGAACAAAGTGGTTAAAATAACCACAAAGTTTCTAGCAGCAACTTTTTTGTTTTGTATTCAGTAACTGATATGTTCTACATAGTCCTGAGCCCACCTTGTCCTCAGAATGGCAGTCTCTAACAAAAGCTGTGTAGTGCTCAATGGCCTTTGAGACAGGGTCACTGTTCAGCACTTCCAAGATTTTGCTAAATGTAGACGGAAGTGTCTTTGCAGACTCTATTAGTTCTTCCCGCACATTTAGTCCCTGTATATGAAAGTATGATGTGGTGAGCAACTTAAATGAAAGACACATCCCACTCAGTGCCAGTCAGATAGAGAAACTGACCTGCAAACCAAGCTCCTGGCAAGCTTCTACATATCTAGTAGCAGACAAAGCTGCGAGCCGCTTAATGTCAGCCTCCCTTCGATCAAGCTCGGCAAGCTGCTGCTGAGTCTTCTGCATCTGCTTTCTCTGGTATGGACTTGGGATAGACAGAAGAGCTAGTCAAAATTTATCTGTGGCCAGGCTGGGTCAGGCATAGTAGCTAAGCCAagaacaaggaagaagagaggccGTACATGTCGTAGTTCACATTCTGAACCATGATCTGTGCCGCCTCTCCAAGGAAGACATGATCCTTCTCGTAAGCTTTCACGATGGACTCCCACTCACCCTATGCATAGCAATTGTATCAAAGCGTATGCCAGTTTCCGGTGGCACGTGAAGGTGCCATTGTTTCGtatattatattaataaaaagaaaagataagagAAACAAACGCTTACCGCGGATCCCGTCAGGCGGCCAAATATGTTGCGGCTCTCCGTGTTGGAGTCCAGTAGGATGCTATATATCTTCTTCGCTTCAAGGTACCCGATTTCTAAACCAGGGAAACGAAGCACAGGCAAACAATTACACTCCACGCGCAGAGAAACCAGAGAATCAAGCTAGCggaggtgggggtgggggggggggggggggggggggcttaaaAGCGCGATGGATCGAATTCGCCGAATCGCTACGCTGAAGGCCGGCCGCAGGCCGGGGGGAGTAAATTCTGTTACCTTCGGGCTCGAGGCCGAGGAGCGAGGGGTGCAGGTCTCGCGGAAGGGACGGGAAGGCCGCGGCGATCCGCGCGCGGATGCCGGCGAGGCGCTTCCGCCAGTCCTGCGGCACCCGCTTGCGGTCGACGAGCCACTCCTGGAGGCGGCCGAAGGCGATGTCGATGGGGAGGTTGCGGATCTCCGACGGGTCGTGcatcgcggcggccgcgcggcagGCGGATCGCCACCGGAGCCgatcaggggcggcggcggcgagagtgcTAGATAGACTCCGCTGGACTCGGGGGCGCAGCCCGCGTGGTGGCGCcgtgtggtggtggtgcggtgCGGGGTTGTTTGTTGGGCTTGGGTTCGTCTTGGGCTGGCTCAGCCCACCGGACTGGGCCCAAACCACCGTCGATTCCGGCTCGCGTGCGCGACACGCGGAAGGGGGGAGCGGGCCCCACCCGGCAGCGTGCGAGAACACCGGGAGAGGAATCACGGCACGCGCTCCCGTAAGCAGCGGAGATAAAGGTCGGCGgccgtcttcttcctccgtcCCGTCTCCCGATCTACAAATCTGCTGCTCCGCTCGTGCTTCTCCGAATCTACTACTACTACTCTGCTGCTCGACCAGCCGCAGCCGGAGCCGGGGCGGCGAGATGACGGTGGAGAAGGTGGACGCGACGCTGGCCGACTTCGGCGCCCACTTCGAGCGCCTCTTCGCGTCCCCCGACGCGGCCTCCGACGGCAAGGTGAAGCTGCTGCTCTTCCTGGCGGACCGCGAGCCCGGCTCCTCCCTCACCTGGTGCCCCGGTAAGACTCCTCTTCCCTGGCACTGGCAGTAAGTAGCCCCCCGTTCCTAACCCGTCGTGCGCCGCCCGCAGACTGCAACGTGGCGGAGCCGGTGATCTACGAGCGGCTGGAGGCCCTGCCGCGGGGCCGGGACGCGGTGCTCCTGCGCGCCTACGTCGGGGACAAGCCCACGTGGCGCGACCCGGCGCACCCCTGGAGGGTGGACCCCAGGTTCGCGCTCAGGGGCGTCCCGACGCTGATCCGctgggagggcggcgccgccgcggcccgcctcGGGGACGACGAGGCCCACCTCAAGGACAAGGTCGACGCActcctcggcgccggcggcaactGACGGATCGGGCTTGGGTCAGTTCCTGTATGAGGAACTCGCAGGCCGGGAAATAGTAATCAAGATATATAATAATGATTCTACGAGTTATTTTCTGATTGATGAGCTGGATTGCTCAATAATTCTCAGGATATGAATTCAGCCAAAAAATGACAAAGGGTGTATGATGAATTTGCAGAAATTGAATTCAAAAATTGACAAAGGATTACTCCACAATCCTCAGGATAATTTCTAAGAATCTATACATACACTAGGACAAGTATTCAGTCAAAATTCAAAAACTGGCAAAGGATGTCTGAATTTACAGAAATAAAAGTCCGTCGGCAGGGGGTGGTCAAgaaatttgtttcttttttgcACTGTTTGTGCAGCTTCACGAGTTTGGCACTCTCATGATACTTCGCAAAATTAACACTCACCCTATTTACATCTTGATTTCCTTGATATTTTGATTGTTTAAatgatttttaattttttttccactAAAAAACTAAGAAAGTGgcgaatttgaatttgaatacgAGATTTGTGGAGTTCCTCACAAGCTTTCCATTACAGTAAAGAATATAGTTTTTGGTTGGATATATAACTCTATATACAAATTATTTGGTGTGGCTATCCTGATTTGTCGTTAGAAAAACTTAGTGTTTAGTGCTTGCTACTAGCATCTTATGGTGGAAGAATTTCCTTGATCCAGGGAGTATTGAGATAATGCCTCATTGAAGTGAGTTTgcagttttttaaaaaatttaccaGCTCTCAGTGATGGCCCATCCACGATCATTCGGGTTAGAAGCTCTAAATGATGGCCCAATAATTTGGGCAGTCTATATATATACTAGACTGCATTTTATATGAATAGCATAAATGTTTGGAATCTCTGCTGGAAATGGAAATGGAAATGCTTTATTAATGtgatattttgttttcatgacatGGACAATAGTTCATCTCCTCGCAGATCTGACCACGCATATGCAGTCTCCAGAAACATAACTTGTTAGTCACCCAACCCTAGGGATTTGGATCACTGCAGCGTTTTCATAGTCGCAGGTATGGCAATTCACAAAGATCCTAACACGATTGCAGCAGAAATCATCAGTAACAATGGCATCTTGGGGCGTGTAAACCACAGCATCAACATAAGTATTCTCTTTCAGAATCACATCCTTTGCTTCCCTGGCCTTCTTTCCCAGCAGCTCAGGCCATGCCTGCTTGCCACCTTCAGATGCAAAAGTTTCGGAGTATTAATACATTTGGCCTTTGTAGTATCAAAATGAAATGGATAAATTTGTGAAGAAACATGAAACCAAAGTCTTACGGCAGTATGAAGGACCCTGAGCCCGGCACACCGATTCAACATGGTATGACATGGTTCCTATGGAGTAGCTTTTCTTGTATTTGTGCAATGGATGTGGGGCGAAACATATTTATACTCAAAATTCCGTGACTTTTATGTGCTGCATAATGGTCAATAAACACAAAGAATTCAAGCCAATTAATTAAGAAAATAATTAAGATTAAAGACAAATCCATTGAATCCCCTTAATATAATGCATATCCTTGATTATATGGT
Proteins encoded:
- the LOC120668406 gene encoding CDK5RAP3-like protein isoform X2, which translates into the protein MHDPSEIRNLPIDIAFGRLQEWLVDRKRVPQDWRKRLAGIRARIAAAFPSLPRDLHPSLLGLEPEEIGYLEAKKIYSILLDSNTESRNIFGRLTGSAGEWESIVKAYEKDHVFLGEAAQIMVQNVNYDIPYQRKQMQKTQQQLAELDRREADIKRLAALSATRYVEACQELGLQGLNVREELIESAKTLPSTFSKILEVLNSDPVSKAIEHYTAFVRDCHSEDKGNCDSVLHNLKKLQESPPSLNVSVYNEVESSTGEALKSHGSVEQIDSNVPAEDIDWDISVDANEIDWDIGAVEQPAEESGDGFGSYEIIDANIVLAGSENYNVSVSDNPSLNKEGLAPSESGICWDITADGSEESVHYNTNIQNAPMLSEDRSRLLEKEYRNDILDDLLEVKSFLTQRLGEMRNGDTSSLQHQVQAVSPFVLQQYAPDSLENMLVEVSSAISLLTNQKTLDLIMILNSKRRLQLQKQEN
- the LOC120668407 gene encoding beta-glucosidase 24-like; the protein is MPRISPLLLLLPFFFAVSTAKPEKIISRSQFPRGFLFGTASSAYQYEGAVREGGRGPSIWDTYTHTHPEKIANGSNGDIAIDSYHRYQEDVKIMKDIGFNAYRFSISWTRILPNGKLSGGINMEGIKYYDNLINKLISEGVEPFVTLFHWDSPQALEQQYGGFLSHHIVEDFRDYANICFKEFGDRVKNWITFNEPWSFSVGGYASGILAPGRCSSWKNSGCSIGDSGKEPYIVAHNQLLAHAAAVQVYRDKYQGKQKGKIGITLVSNWMIPYSNSKKDKDAAKRELEFMYGWFMDPLTNGDYPLSMKTLAGNRLPRFTKEQSNAINGSFDFIGLNYYTSRYIQNANYSNSVNKSYDTDSLTNQTVERHGTAIGPKAGSPWLYIYPKGIEELLLYTKKTYNNPTIYITENGVDEINNENLPLQEALVDNTRIEFYRQHLFHIQRAVREGADVRGYFAWSLFDNFEWMDGYTVRFGINYIDYKDGLKRYPKHSSKWFQDFLHK
- the LOC120668406 gene encoding CDK5RAP3-like protein isoform X1, with the protein product MHDPSEIRNLPIDIAFGRLQEWLVDRKRVPQDWRKRLAGIRARIAAAFPSLPRDLHPSLLGLEPEEIGYLEAKKIYSILLDSNTESRNIFGRLTGSAGEWESIVKAYEKDHVFLGEAAQIMVQNVNYDIPYQRKQMQKTQQQLAELDRREADIKRLAALSATRYVEACQELGLQGLNVREELIESAKTLPSTFSKILEVLNSDPVSKAIEHYTAFVRDCHSEDKGNCDSVLHNLKKLQESPPSLNVSVYNEVESSTGEALKSHGSVEQIDSNVPAEDIDWDISVDANEIDWDIGAVEQPAEESGDGFGSYEIIDANIVLAGSENYNVSVSDNPSLNKEGLAPSESGICWDITADGSEESVHYNTNIQNAPMLSEDRSRLLEKEYRNDILDDLLEVKSFLTQRLGEMRNGDTSSLQHQVQAVSPFVLQQYAPDSLENMLVEVSSAISLLTNQKTLDLIMILNSKRFLDRLVSTLEEKKHHEVKLREGLGDLSVKRMELQNALSSSWPKQEAAITKTRELKKLCEATLSSVFDGRPVHIIGEINTLLSSSVSQLAG
- the LOC120668408 gene encoding thioredoxin-like protein Clot, coding for MTVEKVDATLADFGAHFERLFASPDAASDGKVKLLLFLADREPGSSLTWCPDCNVAEPVIYERLEALPRGRDAVLLRAYVGDKPTWRDPAHPWRVDPRFALRGVPTLIRWEGGAAAARLGDDEAHLKDKVDALLGAGGN